In uncultured delta proteobacterium, the following proteins share a genomic window:
- a CDS encoding conserved exported hypothetical protein (Evidence 4 : Homologs of previously reported genes of unknown function) has product MKLVKLFMRCLLVFALVQAMWAPQSFAVGKEDVFPVIAAQSLYVGDMPEYMEQVWLYLLEDNYFILKKTRSASGKSKALTQFTGRWRQIDGGANLQLTNVFGLQMNMNIGSSGKLYSSVQAASMSARTLVMKKSPFSSPMFRISAVLESRNGHLVLTDSAAGRTFSPVEGDLDNAALKVPLFIEADVTLLKKGIKLNKIYSSTENIPSSIRHKDGNFDDLAGATIWQSQGGDGFSPASCYFRKRGSGIGVLEVSGPGLHLELPYRVEKQHLVFIAEPKKQATDISVEGGRWLKLLSGQVLWRNEGELLVLQSPAGHSIQLTAVKSR; this is encoded by the coding sequence ATGAAGCTGGTGAAGCTATTTATGCGATGCCTGCTTGTATTTGCACTAGTGCAGGCCATGTGGGCACCGCAATCTTTTGCTGTGGGTAAAGAGGATGTCTTTCCTGTCATAGCTGCGCAAAGTCTCTATGTGGGCGATATGCCGGAGTACATGGAGCAAGTATGGCTGTATCTCCTTGAAGACAATTATTTTATCCTGAAGAAAACTCGTTCTGCCAGCGGAAAATCAAAGGCCCTCACACAGTTCACTGGTCGCTGGCGACAGATTGATGGTGGTGCCAACTTGCAGCTGACTAATGTCTTTGGCCTTCAGATGAATATGAATATTGGGAGTAGCGGCAAACTCTATAGCAGTGTCCAGGCTGCATCTATGTCAGCCCGGACTCTTGTGATGAAAAAATCACCCTTTAGTAGCCCGATGTTTAGGATATCGGCGGTGCTTGAATCCCGAAATGGACATCTCGTCCTTACGGATAGTGCTGCTGGTCGCACGTTTTCACCTGTCGAAGGTGATCTCGATAATGCAGCTTTAAAAGTTCCGTTGTTCATTGAAGCTGACGTTACGTTGTTGAAGAAAGGCATTAAACTCAATAAAATTTATAGCTCTACGGAGAATATTCCGTCATCGATACGCCATAAAGATGGAAATTTCGATGATCTCGCTGGTGCGACAATATGGCAGAGCCAAGGGGGGGATGGCTTTTCACCCGCTTCCTGCTATTTTCGTAAGAGGGGTTCCGGGATCGGAGTTCTTGAAGTTTCGGGTCCCGGATTGCACCTTGAGTTACCGTATCGCGTTGAGAAGCAACATTTGGTTTTTATAGCTGAACCCAAAAAACAAGCTACTGACATTTCAGTAGAGGGGGGCAGGTGGCTCAAATTGCTCAGCGGACAGGTTTTGTGGCGAAACGAAGGTGAGTTGTTGGTACTCCAGTCTCCTGCAGGCCATTCTATTCAGCTCACTGCAGTAAAGAGTCGATAA
- a CDS encoding conserved hypothetical protein (Evidence 4 : Homologs of previously reported genes of unknown function) produces MKLILAKLKRQTMKINNNFKHVAGAVETWVITPLVKLFNKNKHKGETENPREIIRQGMLVIILFFGGLLVWGVLGHISGAVVGQGKVKLETERKTVQHLEGGIVDSILVQEGDEVEEGQPLIILESVQVDATANMWQKQLVGQKAALLRNIAEKMLQDKLVWPDELVKKAKAADCMDILSTEEKFFAARVNALAGQISLLESQISQIDAQIVGSEDQIRAENKIIATLQEELKAKRQLFNERYLEKSQILELERNLASHEGNRGSRKQAVAEAKQRRVELALRIEDTKNRFVEEASNASSKLQNEVSQLEEKLRSTLDVKNRLKVLAPVAGRVVDLKVHSRGGVIRAGEPLMDIVPQDKPLVVETHVPVNKITEVFLGQEANVQLDAFDARLIPHIPGKVTYISADRLEERTNAGMQPYYLCYVEVDGKKLHEENVYLSPGMPVTVYITTKKRSILYFIFEPLIKNWDRALRE; encoded by the coding sequence GTGAAGTTAATTCTGGCGAAGCTCAAGAGGCAGACAATGAAGATCAACAATAATTTTAAGCACGTTGCGGGTGCTGTTGAAACGTGGGTGATTACGCCTCTTGTTAAGTTGTTTAATAAAAATAAACACAAAGGTGAAACCGAGAACCCGCGAGAGATAATTCGTCAAGGAATGCTTGTTATTATCCTGTTCTTTGGCGGGTTGCTGGTCTGGGGTGTTTTGGGGCACATCAGTGGTGCTGTTGTTGGTCAGGGAAAAGTTAAGCTTGAGACTGAGCGCAAGACTGTCCAGCATCTTGAAGGAGGAATCGTTGATTCAATACTTGTTCAAGAAGGTGATGAAGTTGAAGAGGGGCAGCCGCTCATAATCCTCGAATCTGTACAGGTCGACGCCACAGCAAATATGTGGCAAAAGCAACTTGTTGGACAAAAGGCTGCGCTATTAAGAAATATTGCTGAAAAAATGCTGCAAGACAAGCTGGTCTGGCCTGATGAGTTGGTTAAGAAGGCAAAGGCTGCTGACTGTATGGATATTCTTAGCACTGAGGAAAAATTTTTTGCTGCACGAGTCAACGCGCTGGCAGGACAAATTTCCTTGCTGGAATCCCAAATTTCTCAGATTGATGCCCAAATTGTTGGCTCAGAAGACCAAATTCGAGCCGAGAATAAAATAATTGCAACGCTTCAGGAAGAATTAAAGGCCAAGCGGCAACTTTTCAATGAACGATATCTTGAAAAATCACAAATTCTAGAGCTTGAGCGTAATCTCGCGTCCCACGAAGGTAACAGGGGAAGTAGAAAACAGGCCGTAGCCGAAGCAAAACAGCGACGTGTTGAGCTGGCCTTAAGGATTGAAGATACAAAGAATAGGTTTGTGGAAGAAGCCAGCAACGCATCTAGCAAGTTGCAAAATGAGGTTTCTCAACTCGAAGAGAAACTACGTTCTACTCTTGACGTTAAGAACCGCTTGAAAGTACTTGCGCCAGTGGCGGGGCGTGTGGTTGATTTAAAAGTACATTCTAGAGGCGGGGTTATTCGAGCAGGCGAGCCGCTGATGGACATTGTCCCCCAGGACAAGCCATTGGTTGTCGAAACTCATGTTCCGGTGAATAAGATTACAGAAGTCTTTCTCGGACAGGAAGCTAATGTTCAGCTTGACGCATTTGATGCCCGCCTCATTCCACATATTCCTGGGAAAGTGACCTATATTTCTGCAGACCGTCTTGAAGAACGGACCAATGCAGGAATGCAGCCTTATTATCTGTGCTATGTGGAAGTTGACGGCAAAAAACTGCATGAAGAAAATGTTTACCTCTCACCTGGTATGCCTGTGACAGTCTACATTACAACAAAAAAGCGGAGTATCCTGTACTTTATTTTTGAGCCGCTTATAAAAAACTGGGACAGAGCATTGCGGGAATAA
- the aprD gene encoding Alkaline protease secretion ATP-binding protein AprD — translation MKQFLQACRYYFGYAFVFSFFVNILQLTFSIYMLQVYDKVLTSYNLSTLTVITVGAVICLVVMALLEWIRSRLLVRAGIEFDNMLGEPVLHHNLSNATQPAGQPQQESQGTLRDVQLLRNFLGGNAVFAFFDLPWMPIYLIFIFILHPSLGWVAVLGSILVFILGLTTERLTGKRLEAATQLNVHAANFTGAAMRNASIVRSMGMVGNITSRWRKMNNIIINLQTQASKNAGLIHSISKALRVGLQVAIYAVGAYLTVMHESTAGVMIAASIIMGRSLAPIDQAMATYKQSLEAKTAYKRLDKLLTMQPTSQPMELPAPKGNLTAENLYFVVGNRQLIKNISFHLPAGASLAIIGPSAAGKSTLCKLLLNIWTPSAGKTRIDGADIMSWDAERLGPYIGYLPQDVELFSGTVAENIARLGEVDSQKVIRAAQIAGVHPMILALPKGYDTPIGELGTALSGGQRQRIGLARALYGDPKLIVLDEPNSNLDEAGDACLIQAILNLKQLGSTVVLVTHKPNILSIVDNIILMQDGQIALSGSRDDVLNKLEALRQEQVRQAELARAQQESLNPSKSEVNSGEAQEADNEDQQ, via the coding sequence ATGAAACAGTTTTTGCAGGCATGCAGGTATTATTTTGGGTACGCCTTCGTATTCAGTTTTTTTGTAAATATTCTGCAGTTGACATTTTCTATATATATGCTGCAGGTTTATGATAAGGTCTTGACTAGTTATAATTTGTCAACTCTGACTGTCATTACTGTTGGCGCAGTAATCTGTCTTGTCGTGATGGCTTTGCTCGAGTGGATTCGTTCGCGCCTTCTTGTGCGAGCAGGAATCGAGTTTGATAACATGCTGGGCGAACCGGTACTCCACCACAATTTGAGTAATGCTACGCAACCAGCTGGTCAGCCGCAGCAGGAATCTCAGGGTACGCTCCGAGATGTCCAGTTGTTAAGAAATTTTTTAGGCGGCAACGCGGTGTTTGCTTTTTTTGATTTGCCCTGGATGCCTATTTATTTAATCTTTATTTTTATCCTGCACCCTTCGCTTGGGTGGGTTGCGGTTCTTGGCAGCATTCTCGTTTTCATCTTGGGGCTTACTACTGAACGCCTTACGGGCAAACGTCTTGAAGCTGCAACTCAGCTTAATGTCCATGCCGCGAATTTTACCGGAGCGGCCATGCGTAATGCGAGCATTGTCCGGTCCATGGGGATGGTCGGTAATATTACGTCCCGATGGCGAAAGATGAACAATATTATTATAAATCTTCAAACACAAGCCAGTAAAAATGCGGGACTTATCCATTCAATAAGTAAAGCATTGCGAGTTGGCTTGCAGGTAGCAATCTATGCAGTAGGTGCATATCTGACAGTCATGCACGAATCAACAGCAGGCGTCATGATTGCAGCCTCAATTATTATGGGGCGTTCGCTGGCCCCAATTGATCAGGCAATGGCCACATACAAGCAGTCTCTTGAGGCTAAAACTGCTTACAAGAGACTGGATAAACTTCTTACCATGCAACCAACTAGCCAGCCCATGGAGCTACCTGCGCCTAAAGGGAATCTCACTGCTGAAAATCTTTATTTTGTTGTTGGTAATCGACAGCTTATCAAAAATATCTCGTTTCATCTTCCTGCTGGTGCATCACTGGCAATTATTGGCCCGAGTGCTGCAGGAAAGTCGACATTATGCAAGTTGTTGCTCAATATTTGGACTCCAAGCGCAGGAAAGACCCGAATTGATGGTGCGGATATTATGTCCTGGGACGCAGAGAGATTAGGTCCGTATATCGGTTACCTTCCACAGGATGTAGAATTATTTTCTGGAACTGTTGCCGAAAACATTGCCCGGCTCGGGGAAGTTGATTCACAAAAAGTTATCCGGGCAGCCCAAATCGCTGGAGTGCATCCCATGATCCTGGCATTGCCTAAAGGATATGATACTCCTATTGGCGAGCTTGGAACTGCTTTATCGGGTGGGCAGCGGCAACGTATAGGCTTGGCAAGGGCGCTCTATGGTGATCCTAAGTTGATTGTTCTGGACGAACCCAATTCCAATCTTGATGAGGCCGGTGACGCATGCCTTATTCAGGCTATTCTGAATCTTAAACAATTGGGTTCTACTGTCGTGTTGGTCACACACAAACCGAATATCCTTTCAATTGTTGATAATATTATATTGATGCAGGATGGGCAGATAGCTCTGAGTGGTAGTCGTGATGATGTGCTAAATAAGTTGGAGGCGTTGCGTCAGGAGCAGGTGCGGCAGGCTGAATTAGCCAGGGCACAGCAAGAAAGCCTTAATCCGTCAAAAAGTGAAGTTAATTCTGGCGAAGCTCAAGAGGCAGACAATGAAGATCAACAATAA
- a CDS encoding exported hypothetical protein (Evidence 5 : No homology to any previously reported sequences) — MQRQLRSIFMILFAHALGVVPQRGAASYVLRKDKGTREALPPLTSQTAERQVQKMARCEISTCAETSKIRGEQPQKLFSPRTVY; from the coding sequence ATGCAAAGACAGCTTAGATCGATTTTTATGATACTTTTCGCACACGCCCTAGGAGTCGTCCCCCAGAGGGGAGCCGCCTCCTACGTGCTGCGCAAAGATAAAGGCACAAGGGAGGCTCTGCCCCCCTTGACCTCCCAAACAGCCGAAAGGCAAGTTCAAAAAATGGCGAGGTGTGAGATCTCAACATGTGCCGAAACAAGCAAAATACGCGGGGAACAGCCTCAAAAACTGTTTTCACCGCGCACTGTGTATTGA
- the insC gene encoding IS2 insertion element repressor InsA; KpLE2 phage-like element (Evidence 2a : Function of homologous gene experimentally demonstrated in an other organism; PubMedId : 9689094; Product type r : regulator) — MAGTSAKTSSTVEIVNITPRRRWSVGEKVRLIEASMAPGQSVSLVARAYGVAPNLLYRWRKQMSEGGKTAIEANDEVVSVAEVKTLKKRIRQLERVLGNKTLEVEILKEAVRIGREKKLISRLPLSGVEDFQ; from the coding sequence ATGGCTGGAACTAGTGCTAAAACAAGTTCAACGGTGGAGATAGTAAACATAACGCCCCGTCGTCGCTGGTCTGTCGGTGAGAAAGTTCGCCTGATAGAGGCCAGCATGGCCCCAGGTCAGTCGGTTTCTCTGGTGGCACGAGCGTATGGCGTTGCTCCGAATTTGCTTTACCGCTGGAGAAAACAGATGAGTGAAGGCGGCAAAACAGCCATTGAAGCCAATGACGAGGTCGTCAGCGTTGCCGAAGTAAAGACCCTGAAAAAGCGAATCCGTCAGTTGGAGCGCGTTCTCGGCAACAAAACACTGGAAGTAGAAATTCTCAAGGAAGCCGTTCGCATTGGTCGCGAAAAAAAACTCATCTCGCGGCTGCCCTTGTCCGGCGTGGAGGATTTCCAGTGA
- the insD gene encoding IS2 insertion element transposase InsAB'; KpLE2 phage-like element (Evidence 2a : Function of homologous gene experimentally demonstrated in an other organism; PubMedId : 2830172; Product type e : enzyme), producing MKRVTDALAVSRSNTYERSRSPRPRPERYSKAEDAFLLPLIVELLGGRQTYGYRRIQRLLNRQLIAGGRTPVNHKRVYRIMRQNNLLLARFTGSRSDKAHTGKVSTLQRNQRWCSDGFEIVCDNGERVRVIFALDTCDREVMAYSATTGGYSADMAQSVMLACVEKRFGDVKTLQSVEWLSDNGSCYTARETITFAAALGIVSKFTPARSPQSNGMAEALVKTFKRDYVFCNDRSDAETVMAQLPGWFEDYNENAPHKALRMLSPREFIRSLQNLECPV from the coding sequence GTGAAAAGGGTCACGGACGCCCTGGCGGTGTCCCGATCCAACACCTATGAACGTAGCCGCAGCCCACGGCCTCGTCCGGAACGATACAGCAAAGCGGAAGACGCATTCCTTCTACCGCTGATCGTCGAACTTTTGGGCGGACGCCAGACCTATGGCTATCGGCGTATCCAGCGGTTGCTTAATCGGCAACTGATTGCCGGTGGGCGCACTCCGGTCAACCATAAACGTGTATACAGGATAATGAGGCAGAACAACCTGTTGCTGGCACGGTTTACTGGCAGCCGATCAGACAAAGCCCACACGGGCAAGGTTTCCACACTACAAAGAAATCAGCGTTGGTGCTCTGACGGGTTTGAAATTGTCTGCGACAACGGTGAGCGGGTGCGCGTTATCTTTGCCCTGGATACTTGCGACCGGGAAGTGATGGCCTATTCCGCCACCACTGGCGGGTACAGTGCTGACATGGCGCAAAGCGTCATGCTGGCATGCGTTGAAAAACGGTTCGGGGATGTCAAAACATTGCAGTCAGTTGAATGGCTCTCCGACAACGGCTCCTGCTACACGGCAAGAGAAACAATAACTTTTGCCGCCGCGCTGGGCATCGTCAGCAAGTTTACTCCAGCTCGCAGCCCCCAAAGCAACGGTATGGCTGAAGCTCTCGTCAAAACATTCAAACGGGATTACGTCTTCTGCAACGATCGATCGGATGCCGAAACTGTGATGGCGCAGCTTCCCGGTTGGTTTGAAGACTATAATGAAAATGCCCCACATAAGGCCCTGCGGATGCTCTCACCTCGTGAGTTTATCCGTTCATTGCAAAACTTGGAGTGTCCGGTTTAG